The following DNA comes from Paenibacillus crassostreae.
GAGAAAAGCTTTGCTGTATCTGTGCTTCCTAAGGAATTGCCACCATATACGTTAACGATTGATGGAAGTAAGAAAGTACTGGATGTAAGTGAAATATTATATGGCTTATTCTATGAGGACATCAACAATGCTGCTGATGGTGGGATTTACGCAGAGTTAGTACAGAATCGTTCTTTTGAATCTTTTGCATTCGACAGTTATTCGCATGTATGCGGTGAGCACGGGTTATCAACAGGAAGAAATCACATCCCATTACATGCTTGGTCAGGTGATACGGATCAAATGACCGTGAAAGACTCGGGAGGGTTAAATGATTTCTTCGGTATCGAAGATAAAGATGTAAATTCTCATTATGTGACAGTTGCGGACAAGGCTACTATTACGAATAAAGGCTTTGCAGATACCAATCAGAATTGTGCCATGTTCATTCAAGAAGGCGCTAAATATGACTTCACGATTTGGGCGAAGGCAGAAACAGCTGGAATCATTACTTTGCAATTGTTGAATTCAGAAGGTAAGACAATCAGTGACAAGGCAATTATTGAAGTTGACGGAGGAAATACATGGAAGAAATATGGTGTTGATTCGAAGATTACTTTGACAGGATTAACAACCGTAATGGGACAGCTTGCTTTAACTTTTGATGGGGAAATTTCGATCGATATGGTCTCGTTAATGCCCGAGGATGTCTGGGGTGCTGGTAAAGAAGATCAATCTGAAACAGCTCATTCTAATTTCATAAGTAATCCAAACTATAGATTGAGAAAAGATCTAGTGAAATCACTAGTTGATCTACATCCGACTTTCTTGCGTTTCCCAGGAGGATGTATTTCGGAGGGTTCACATATTTGGGAGAATGTTTATGATTGGAAAGAGTCTGTTGGAGATATCGAACTACGCAAAGAGAACTTCAACGTATGGGGCTATATGATGACGATGGGTCTTGGTTATATGGAATACTTCCAATTAGCCGAAGATCTGAACGCAACACCACTTCCTGTCATGGCATGTGGCGTGCTGTGTCAGGCTCGTTCCGATTACGCTAATCCAGCCGGTGGTGCGTTAAGAGATTACTATGTTAAGAACTTTACTGATCTCATTGATTTTGCAATCAGTATTGATTTCGAGAATAATGAGTGGGCGCGTTTACGGAAATTGATGGGTCATGAAAAACCGTTTGATTTGCATTACTTAGGAGTCGGTAACGAGAACTGGGGTACAGAGTTTTTCGCCAACTTTGAGTATTTCAAAGCTGTCATTGATGAATATATGGATAACCATTATCCAGGTTATGAATTGCACATTATTTCAACCGTAGGTGCGCAAGCGGATGATGATGCCTATCAACAGGGATGGAAGTTCTTGAGCGGTAATTTAGAAGGATCTGCTTCTGTGAGCTTTACGGATGGTCATTCACGGATCGAAGAAACAATTACTTGGTACAATAAGCAGAAGAATTATATGGATACCATTGCTGATGAGCATTATTACAGATCTAACGAGTATTTATTAAGTAATGTGGATCGATATAACTACTATTATAGAGCTTATGATCAAGACGGTAACTTGAACGAAGCAGAGACTTCGAAGGTATTTGTCGGTGAATATGCTTCAACCGATAAGAATACGTTGGCAGGGGCAATCGCTGAGGCTGCGATCATGACCGGATTTGAGAATAATACGGATGTGGTTCGATTGGTTGCAACAGCACCATTGTTCAATAAAGTATTAACGGATGGCACATATCGCTGGACACCAGATTGTATATGGTTCGATGACGAGACAGTATGGTTTACACCGAACTATTACGTCCAACAGCTCTATGCACAGTATCTCGGAACTCAAGTATTAGGAACATCTTTTACAACATATCGAAACGGTGAACCTACAAAGCTTATTCCACATGGAGGAATAGAAATTGCTACGGGGAACGCAGATATTATAGTGAAACGTGTGAAAGTAACGTCTAATACAGATGGTAGTGTACTTTTTGACCAAAATTTCAAGGAAGAGATTAGTTCTGCTTGGAAGGTTATCCCAGGGTCGAATGGCTATTCAATAGATCGGGAGAATGGTCTTTCATTAATGGCGCAAAGTAGTGGCTTGAATGGGCTATATTTGTTGAATGATGAGTGGACCAACTACAAGGTTGAGGTTGTAGCTCAAAGAATATCTGGTGTAGATGGTTTCTATGTAGGTGCGGGGTTGACGGATATTTCCTCGGTGAATAAAGATATTATCGAATATGCTATTGGTTACAACGGTAATGCGACGGGTGTAAAGGTGTATAAGCAGGGAATCGAAGCCTATACATTAGGTGATTATTCTTCGAGTACAGCCGCAGGTAATTTACGAGCTAGCTGTTATGAGGAGCTTGCCGATCACACTGATTATACGATTACCGTTAATTATGGAGGTGCCAAGGGGAATCAACTGATCTGCTCTTATACGAACGGTATAGTCACAAGTAAGATCCTGGATTATAAGCTAGAAGCTTATAACCAAGATATATATAACTCAGTTACAAGAGATGATCAACATGTGTATGTGAAGCTTGTTAATGCGGATAGCGTTGATAAGGTAACGAAGATTGATCTTGAAGGTCTTCAAGTTGCTAGCACAGGTAAAAAGATTGTATTAACCGCTGATTCTTCACTTGTTCACATTCCAAATGTAAATAAAAAGAATGATGAGCAAGTCAAACCAGTGGAGACAGAAATTCAAGTGGAAATTGATAGTACAACGGTAACCTTAGCTGCTCACTCCGTGAATATCCTTGTTCTAGACATTACTTGATCCTATATAGAATAGTATCTCTCTAACCAAGGACGCCGTAAGGCGTCCTTCTTGTGCTACATTTTATCGATCTGCAACTCGTCGCGATTGATTTCTGTTATACCTGTGTTATCGAATACTGGAATAGACTCTCCTACAGATGCCTGTAACAGGCGTTCTACAATGAGCTTGCCCCATTCCTGTTCATTTTGGGACAGAGAGGATGTAATCTGCCCATTGTGAATGGCTTCTTGAATGCTTGTTGACTTGCCAAAAGTGAAGGCGTATCGATCCAGACCTTTGGCTTTCCAGACGAAGACGGAAGAGGAAGCGGAGATGAAATCTAAGCCAACAAAAGCATCGAAATGAGGATGTTCATCAATCATGAATTCCAAATCAGATGTTGCGCGAGCAGAGTTGCCCTCGTTGTAGCGAACATCCAGCACTTGAATGTCTGTATATTTATTAATGTAATGGAGTAATCCCTCTAATCGTTCGCTTAAGCTGTTCATTTCAGGCATTCCCGTTTCAACCAAGATCATTCCTTTGTTTTTCAAAAGAGAGCCGATCATCATCCCCATCTTCTCACCAGAATGATAGTTATCCGAACCGATGAATGCTAGCCGTTTACTTTCAGGTGAATCGGATTCGAAGCAGATGACAGGAATTCCTGATTCTACGGCTTTATTAATCATAGGAATTAAGGCAATGGAATCGATGGGATCAAGCGCAATCCCATCTACCTGTTGGCGGATCAGCGTATCCATCATCCGGATTTGTTGCTCTAGACTGGTCTCGTCTGGTGCTTTAACAATTAAACGAACGCCATTGGCATTCGCAGTCTTTTCTGCAATCTGTGTAATCATACCGTAATACGAATGAGCCATAGGATATATGATGCCGAATTGTTTAGTAGTTATCATCGTATTCGTGGTTGGATTCTCAAGATTCGTTGCTACTGATGATGGACTATTCGGATCGGTAGATCTTTCTTTTGAATTAATCACAAATAGAAGTGAGCATAACACTAAAAAGCATAAGATCGTTGTAATTATAGTCGTTGTTTTTAGCATATTATGCTCCTTCAGTTCCAGAAGATTGGATCGAGATTGAATCACTTCGTCGGAATTCCTTGGTTGTCATTCCCGTTGATTTCTTGAATAGATTAGAGAAGTAATGAGCGTCATTATAACCTACCTGATAAGCAATTTCATAGGACTTGGCATGTGTGGATTTCAAGAGTTCCATTGCTCTACGAATTCGAATATGTGTTACATACTCAATAAATGTCTGACCCGTCTCTTGGCTAAATACCTTACTTAAATGACTTGGGCTAACGCTGACATATTCAGCTGCATCTATAAGGGATAATTGATTGTTATGATAATGGCAACGAATATACTCTTTCACTTGTTCTAACATCTCGGTATACTTATCAGTTGATTCTTTACGCTTCAACCAGTATTGTTGTGCAAGATTGATTAAGAAAGCGAAGGCTTTCCCCCAGGAATCGACGGTTTCAATTTGCTTCTGTAATTTTCCTAGGGTTGCGGCTGCTTCCTCTGAATTCTGAAATGTCTCCTTAGTACTTTGGAATACTTTAAAGATGAGATCATTCAGAATATAATAACCATATAAAGGTACATGCCAATTCAGTCTCTTCAAATCTGAAGCAAACTGTTCGACAAATGGTGTAACATGGGTTGAAGAACCGAATTTAAGATAGGAAATGAATTCATTATGATCTAAAGAGATTGTCTGATCTAGAGATTCCCCAATCATGGGATACAGACCATTCTGCCCCTGTTTGGTCAGAAGTCGACGCCAATGTTTGTCTTCTTCCGCTTCCAGGTAGGAGTCATGAATGCCAAGTAATCGATGTTGAATCGTTCCGATTCCGATGGAAAGTTCGATTGGAATGGCTAGATTGTCTTGATCCTCATGTTGTTCTTGTAAGCTATCGATCGCAAGCTGAAGCTGTTCCGTTGTGTTTCCTTTCAGAATCCAAATCTTTTCCGTACGTTTTTGCTTAAAGGTAAGTAATTCAACTTGCTTCTGTAAGCTAAATTCTAACTCGGTCTCTTTCTGTAAGATGTGTGATGTATCTATGGATAGGTCATTATCGTGACAGCGAAATTCAGTAATGATGACGCAATAATATTTAGCTACGAGTGTAAGAGATAGTAAGTTAGCAGAATGAATAGCTTCGGAGGTTGTCATATAACCATTACATAGGTCGGCCAGAAGCATTTCTTGCGTACGTATCTTCTGAGTGGCAAGCATTTGAGTTAAGTTCTTAATCCTTTCCTTCTCCTCACGTTCGGCATCAATCTTCTGACTGATTCGATGTAGCTGTTGTATAATATCAGCGGCACTAACAGGCTTAATACAATATTCATCGACACCAATGCGGAGCGCAGATTGTGCATATTGAAATTCATCATGCCCACTTAGAATCATAATTTTTATGTCGGGCATCCGTTTACGAATGATCGAGCTAAGCTCTAAACCATTCATGAATGGCATTTTAATATCCGTGATCAGGATGTCAGGCATCCACTGCTCAATAAGGGGGAGTGCAACTTCCCCATCCGAAGCATCTCCACAGTATTCGAAGCCTTCTTGCTCCCAATGGATACAATCTCGTATATTTTCTCTGAACAAAATCTCATCATCTACTAGCATAACTCTCTTCATGTGCTATCCCTCCGTTCGATCGGAATGCGTAATGATACGCGCGTCCCTTGAAGCTCCACACTTTCGATGGTTACTCCGTAGTGCTGTCCATAATATAATCGAACCCTCTGATGTACATTATAGAGACCGAACCCTATGGTTATGTCATCTTCGATGAGTTCCTGAGATGATGAAACATCTAATCTTGTTTGAATCTGTTTCATACGCTCAGAAGTGATCCCAATTCCATCATCTTCAACAATCAACGTAAAGATCCCTTTCTGTTCTTCACGTGCACTGATTCGGATAAGTCCTTTTCTTCTTTTATTCTTAATTCCGTGATAGAGTGCATTCTCCACAATAGGTTGAAGTGACATCTTGAGAATAGGTATATCTAGTAAAGCGGGTTCAACCTGAATATCGTATTGGAGAATATCTCGATAGCGCATTTGTTGAATAATCAAATAACTTTGGACATGCTCTAGCTCGTCTCTTAAAGGAATCCAATCACGACCCTTGCTTAGACTGATGCGAAAAAAACGTGACAATGCTTGAACCAACTGTATAACTTGAGCATTCTTGTTGGCTTCAGCCATCCAGACGATGGAATCGAGCGTATTGTATAGGAAGTGGGGATTAATCTGAGCTTGCAACGTTCGTAGCTCGGCTTTTTGGATTTGATCTTGTTCTTGAATGCTCTTCTCTAGTAACATCTTGATTTGTTCAAGCATGGTATTGAAGCTTTTACCTAGATCAGCAATTTCATCTTGGCCAGTAGTCTTCACCTTGGCTTCAAGGAATCCGGAGGCAGCTTGGCGCATTTGTTTCTTCAACAATTGAACAGGCCGAATCAACCATCTAGTCATAAAGAAATATAAAGTAATTGTAAAAAGAATACTTAACGCAACGCTGACGATGATTACTTGTCTGATCTCATTCGCTTCCTGAACAATCTCCTGTAACGGTGCAGAGCCAACGATAATCCATCCCGTCTCTGCTGAAGTTGTATATGCAATGAATTGTGGTTTCCCTTTAGAAGACTCTACAAAGCTTCCCCGCTTTTGAATGAACTGATGTTGCAGGTCTAGCGGTTGCCCTTGAATGGCTTGAGACGCATCATTGATCTGTGAGGGAACGAAGATAGCTTTACCTCGCTCATCGATGACGTGGAAGAATCCAGTTTGTCCAATCGTGGTATGGTCGACAAATTGTTCGACGATCGAATCATCCAGATCAATGACAATGAACCCGATAACTTCATGAGTAATCTGCTGTTTGACTGCTGCCATAATGGAAATGACATTAGGCTGTTGGTATTGAAATCCATCCAATCTGTCAAGAGGCTCAGCATCGGACGGAGTGATGTTAAGCACCTGATCAGGGTGGTTAAGTAACTCTGTGAAATGTGGGTTGCGAAGTGGATTAACATCAAGTTGGAATACACCAATCTTTTCACTAATACCTTTCCCGTATAAATTAACCATGGATATGTTCAGAACACTCTCGTATTTATAGGTCTCCCTGTAGAGGTCGAAGGTAGTTAATATTTCCTTGGCATCCTCATAGGTCTCGGTTTGCGAATAGAGGAAATGGTGAACGGTTGGATTATTACTTAATTCTAACAACTCTCTTACATCTTGAAATAGAATGTCGATATCTCGACCAAGTTGATCAGCGATCATTAATGTTGCTGTTTTACTGTGGCTACTGACGGTATTGAACGATTTCTGGTATGATACGGAGCCAACTGCTATCAAGGGAATGGATGTTAGAATGACGAATAAGGTCAGCAGTTTCGCACGTAGACTTGAAGTAATCCATTGTAATAGTCTCATAGGGGCCATGTAACCCTTCTATACATAATGTAAACGATTTCAACATTCAAAAACCATCATATCAAATAAATGACTCATTTTCTATGGATATCCAATACTGATCAAAAAAGCACAACTTTTAAATAAAATATTACACAAATGAAAAGGAGAGATAGGAAAATAAACAAAAAAACAAAGAGAATGCCTAAGGATCTCCGTATATTGAATGCATGGAAGCGCTTTATAATAAACACACGCCAATCATTGGTGATGACAAGGGGAGGTATGAATGTAATGAGAAAAGCGTATAAATCAGGGGCGTTTACCGTATTGATGTCATTGATGTTGTTGGTAGCTGCTTGTGGTGGTAATAACGGGGCTGCAACAAACGATAAAGCAAATGAACCGGCTAAGACAACAACAACAACTACGACGGATAGCGGAACAACGACAGACAAGAAGATTGTATTTGGTTTCTCACAAGTAGGTGCTGAAAGTGGGTGGCGTACAGCGAATACGACCTCCATTCAAGAATCAGCTAAAGAAGCGGGATTTGATCTGAAGTTCTCCGATGCACAGCAAAAACAAGAGAATCAAATCAAAGCAATTCGCTCATTTATTCAACAAAAAGTAGATGTGATTGGTTTCTCACCAGTGGTTGAGTCCGGTTGGGATACTGTATTAAAAGAAGCCAAAGATGCAGGGATTCCCGTTATTCTAACAGATCGATCTGTCGATTCTACGGATACTTCACTTTATGTGACATTCTTAGGATCTGATTTCGTGCTCGAAGGTGAGAAGGCGGGTGAATGGCTTGTAGATCAATACAAAGATACTACGGAACAAGTGAATATTGTTGAGTTGCAAGGGACAACGGGTTCAGCACCGGCAATTGATCGCAAAGAAGGCTTTGAGAAGATAATCAAAGATCACGATAATCTGAAGATCATCGCTTCTCAGACTGGCGACTTTACTCGGGCTAAAGGGAAAGAAGTCATGCAAGCATTCTTGAAATCGAATAAAGATATTGACGTACTCTATGCTCATAACGATGACATGGCTCTTGGGGCAATCCAAGCCATTGAAGCTGCCGGTCTGAAACCAGGTGAAGATATTAAAATTATTACGGTCGACGGAATTAAAGATGGATTTCAAGCAGCAAGTGAAGGCAAAATTAATTTCATCGTAGAATGTAACCCCTTGTTCGGTCCGCAGTTAATGGACACGATTAAAGATGTTCTTGCTGGCAAAGAGGTTCCAAAACGGACAGTAACGGAAGAGGGCACATTTACGATAGAACAAGCAAAAGAGGCACTTCCTAACCGTAAATACTAATGATTATAAATAGTTAACTGGGTTGGCCACTTCGTCTAATCAAAGATCTCATCGGACGAAGTGGTCTTATACAGCGTGGAAAGGAGATAAGGACATGGATCAGCAACAACCTATCTTACAAATGACGGATATCCACAAACAATTTCCTGGTGTTAAGGCATTATCTAGCATAGACTTTCGCTTATTCTCTGGAGAAATTCATGCCTTAATGGGGGAGAATGGAGCGGGAAAGTCAACTCTAATTAAGGTATTAACTGGAGTATATGCTCATGACCAAGGCACAGTGGATTTAGAGGGGAAGTCGATTGCAATTCAAAGCCCACATCATGCAGTGGAAATCGGAATCAGTACCGTATATCAAGAAGTTAATTTATGTCCGAATTTATCTGTTGCAGAGAATATCTTTATCGGACGAGAGCCTCGACGCTACGGTCGAATCCTATGGAAAGAGATTAATCGAAGAGCTTCTCAATTACTCCA
Coding sequences within:
- a CDS encoding cache domain-containing sensor histidine kinase, whose product is MAPMRLLQWITSSLRAKLLTLFVILTSIPLIAVGSVSYQKSFNTVSSHSKTATLMIADQLGRDIDILFQDVRELLELSNNPTVHHFLYSQTETYEDAKEILTTFDLYRETYKYESVLNISMVNLYGKGISEKIGVFQLDVNPLRNPHFTELLNHPDQVLNITPSDAEPLDRLDGFQYQQPNVISIMAAVKQQITHEVIGFIVIDLDDSIVEQFVDHTTIGQTGFFHVIDERGKAIFVPSQINDASQAIQGQPLDLQHQFIQKRGSFVESSKGKPQFIAYTTSAETGWIIVGSAPLQEIVQEANEIRQVIIVSVALSILFTITLYFFMTRWLIRPVQLLKKQMRQAASGFLEAKVKTTGQDEIADLGKSFNTMLEQIKMLLEKSIQEQDQIQKAELRTLQAQINPHFLYNTLDSIVWMAEANKNAQVIQLVQALSRFFRISLSKGRDWIPLRDELEHVQSYLIIQQMRYRDILQYDIQVEPALLDIPILKMSLQPIVENALYHGIKNKRRKGLIRISAREEQKGIFTLIVEDDGIGITSERMKQIQTRLDVSSSQELIEDDITIGFGLYNVHQRVRLYYGQHYGVTIESVELQGTRVSLRIPIERRDST
- a CDS encoding response regulator, which encodes MKRVMLVDDEILFRENIRDCIHWEQEGFEYCGDASDGEVALPLIEQWMPDILITDIKMPFMNGLELSSIIRKRMPDIKIMILSGHDEFQYAQSALRIGVDEYCIKPVSAADIIQQLHRISQKIDAEREEKERIKNLTQMLATQKIRTQEMLLADLCNGYMTTSEAIHSANLLSLTLVAKYYCVIITEFRCHDNDLSIDTSHILQKETELEFSLQKQVELLTFKQKRTEKIWILKGNTTEQLQLAIDSLQEQHEDQDNLAIPIELSIGIGTIQHRLLGIHDSYLEAEEDKHWRRLLTKQGQNGLYPMIGESLDQTISLDHNEFISYLKFGSSTHVTPFVEQFASDLKRLNWHVPLYGYYILNDLIFKVFQSTKETFQNSEEAAATLGKLQKQIETVDSWGKAFAFLINLAQQYWLKRKESTDKYTEMLEQVKEYIRCHYHNNQLSLIDAAEYVSVSPSHLSKVFSQETGQTFIEYVTHIRIRRAMELLKSTHAKSYEIAYQVGYNDAHYFSNLFKKSTGMTTKEFRRSDSISIQSSGTEGA
- a CDS encoding sugar ABC transporter substrate-binding protein gives rise to the protein MLKTTTIITTILCFLVLCSLLFVINSKERSTDPNSPSSVATNLENPTTNTMITTKQFGIIYPMAHSYYGMITQIAEKTANANGVRLIVKAPDETSLEQQIRMMDTLIRQQVDGIALDPIDSIALIPMINKAVESGIPVICFESDSPESKRLAFIGSDNYHSGEKMGMMIGSLLKNKGMILVETGMPEMNSLSERLEGLLHYINKYTDIQVLDVRYNEGNSARATSDLEFMIDEHPHFDAFVGLDFISASSSVFVWKAKGLDRYAFTFGKSTSIQEAIHNGQITSSLSQNEQEWGKLIVERLLQASVGESIPVFDNTGITEINRDELQIDKM
- a CDS encoding alpha-L-arabinofuranosidase C-terminal domain-containing protein, producing MKRDNTYKLNDSLIAHYKFDNSEQVGQDYSGKGKDGIASGTTLPSIQIVDGRSAVTLSGGRNGSSYVKLPPDLMKDVGDHTGLTISTWVYLGKGSNVWERIFDFGKGSIGPYLFMTRNMRGTCFAGEDLTVDPGKSFAVGEWMHVAMSVIGTEGGTLSSAGSMVYVNGEVVADGMISQTSSGNYAKLRSWFATFVDNSNYNNNFIGMSQHTADDDFCGSLSDFRIYGAGLSQDEVIEVMCESLTDEEIVNLAKDKYLNFPTSIITEDIELPSSLMSGKVNVSWKSSDITAISNDGVVNPHIQAAKAGTITSILSKGASTIEKSFAVSVLPKELPPYTLTIDGSKKVLDVSEILYGLFYEDINNAADGGIYAELVQNRSFESFAFDSYSHVCGEHGLSTGRNHIPLHAWSGDTDQMTVKDSGGLNDFFGIEDKDVNSHYVTVADKATITNKGFADTNQNCAMFIQEGAKYDFTIWAKAETAGIITLQLLNSEGKTISDKAIIEVDGGNTWKKYGVDSKITLTGLTTVMGQLALTFDGEISIDMVSLMPEDVWGAGKEDQSETAHSNFISNPNYRLRKDLVKSLVDLHPTFLRFPGGCISEGSHIWENVYDWKESVGDIELRKENFNVWGYMMTMGLGYMEYFQLAEDLNATPLPVMACGVLCQARSDYANPAGGALRDYYVKNFTDLIDFAISIDFENNEWARLRKLMGHEKPFDLHYLGVGNENWGTEFFANFEYFKAVIDEYMDNHYPGYELHIISTVGAQADDDAYQQGWKFLSGNLEGSASVSFTDGHSRIEETITWYNKQKNYMDTIADEHYYRSNEYLLSNVDRYNYYYRAYDQDGNLNEAETSKVFVGEYASTDKNTLAGAIAEAAIMTGFENNTDVVRLVATAPLFNKVLTDGTYRWTPDCIWFDDETVWFTPNYYVQQLYAQYLGTQVLGTSFTTYRNGEPTKLIPHGGIEIATGNADIIVKRVKVTSNTDGSVLFDQNFKEEISSAWKVIPGSNGYSIDRENGLSLMAQSSGLNGLYLLNDEWTNYKVEVVAQRISGVDGFYVGAGLTDISSVNKDIIEYAIGYNGNATGVKVYKQGIEAYTLGDYSSSTAAGNLRASCYEELADHTDYTITVNYGGAKGNQLICSYTNGIVTSKILDYKLEAYNQDIYNSVTRDDQHVYVKLVNADSVDKVTKIDLEGLQVASTGKKIVLTADSSLVHIPNVNKKNDEQVKPVETEIQVEIDSTTVTLAAHSVNILVLDIT
- a CDS encoding ABC transporter substrate-binding protein, whose product is MRKAYKSGAFTVLMSLMLLVAACGGNNGAATNDKANEPAKTTTTTTTDSGTTTDKKIVFGFSQVGAESGWRTANTTSIQESAKEAGFDLKFSDAQQKQENQIKAIRSFIQQKVDVIGFSPVVESGWDTVLKEAKDAGIPVILTDRSVDSTDTSLYVTFLGSDFVLEGEKAGEWLVDQYKDTTEQVNIVELQGTTGSAPAIDRKEGFEKIIKDHDNLKIIASQTGDFTRAKGKEVMQAFLKSNKDIDVLYAHNDDMALGAIQAIEAAGLKPGEDIKIITVDGIKDGFQAASEGKINFIVECNPLFGPQLMDTIKDVLAGKEVPKRTVTEEGTFTIEQAKEALPNRKY